In Deinococcus psychrotolerans, a genomic segment contains:
- a CDS encoding glutamate-cysteine ligase family protein has protein sequence MPAALSALIAPAAPTYGLEEEVFVLYGGRTSLGSLWDMGGLLWQDPGRNWAATATNFRRGEAARREVMSSVEVSTRVEFSAATLFAATLSRRRELARVFSSGQLIALGALPGSDRYHTAGLHIHVGVPDAERQRVYGNLAYFLPVLTLASASSPYFGEGEGGPLSRIKSSFALGELGSDPYERFQDLIITRRLGTLELRVLDPVPDPERLWAIVQAVEKIAKLPGTLPFSRQSYNQLRAQMLGGSSDALFERADELAERVGFSTDWLHFTEADRVRGHTEVHGWASTCAHLDGLYRSGIWQDLGTPHPLPAAWRGYAGFARYYLPKLPYIARKAYVENKK, from the coding sequence ATGCCTGCTGCCTTGTCCGCTCTGATCGCCCCTGCCGCGCCCACTTACGGTCTGGAAGAAGAAGTCTTCGTCCTCTACGGCGGGCGCACTTCGCTGGGCAGTTTGTGGGATATGGGGGGGCTGTTGTGGCAAGACCCGGGCCGCAACTGGGCGGCCACCGCCACCAATTTCCGGCGGGGGGAGGCGGCCAGGCGTGAGGTGATGAGCAGCGTGGAAGTCAGCACCCGAGTGGAGTTCAGCGCCGCGACGCTGTTTGCCGCTACGTTGTCGCGCCGCCGCGAACTCGCCCGCGTTTTTTCGTCGGGTCAACTGATCGCCCTCGGTGCCTTGCCGGGCAGTGACCGCTATCACACGGCGGGGCTGCACATTCACGTCGGTGTGCCGGACGCCGAGCGCCAGCGGGTTTACGGCAATCTGGCTTACTTCTTGCCGGTGCTGACCCTTGCCAGCGCCAGCAGCCCTTACTTTGGAGAGGGCGAGGGCGGCCCGCTTTCGCGCATCAAGTCGTCGTTTGCTTTGGGCGAACTCGGCAGCGATCCCTACGAGCGGTTTCAGGATTTGATCATCACTCGCCGGCTGGGTACGCTGGAGTTGCGCGTCCTCGATCCGGTTCCCGATCCAGAGCGGCTGTGGGCCATTGTGCAGGCGGTGGAAAAAATCGCCAAGTTGCCCGGCACCTTGCCGTTTAGCCGCCAGAGTTACAACCAGTTGCGGGCACAGATGCTCGGCGGCTCATCCGACGCCCTCTTTGAACGCGCCGATGAACTTGCGGAGCGGGTGGGCTTTTCTACCGATTGGCTGCATTTTACCGAAGCAGACCGGGTGCGAGGCCACACTGAGGTTCACGGTTGGGCCAGCACCTGCGCCCACCTCGATGGCCTTTACCGCAGCGGCATCTGGCAAGACCTCGGCACGCCCCACCCGCTGCCGGCAGCTTGGCGAGGGTACGCCGGGTTCGCCCGCTATTACCTTCCCAAGTTGCCGTATATCGCCCGTAAAGCGTATGTGGAAAATAAGAAATAA
- a CDS encoding FAD-dependent oxidoreductase yields the protein MRLLIIGGGIAGAAAAYFAAQAGHRVTLLDAGAGRSSDVPAALLNPVRGQSGKVEPQALAGLRCTWALIAELQAAGQRIPHGQTGVLRPVPDEKTQRKWAAALPAELPHIWREPAGLPPGWQSVLELPEGGWVSGAAFVRALKQASGARLVRGKAARIWASGVALESGEVLEAERVIFCGGSLGAKFSHQNGGEHGSHFEGATHRAGSLLLLSQAPQQPLSFGAYLSPAAVGGVLGATFETPAASHAAALAGGLPLNSLAWVLQKGAALRDLSGVQVTGRWTGVRLSPLRSEPDAAGVYHLSGLGSKGFLLGPLLARELVRELSS from the coding sequence GTGAGACTGCTCATCATCGGCGGCGGCATTGCGGGCGCGGCGGCGGCTTACTTCGCGGCGCAGGCAGGCCACCGCGTCACGCTGCTGGACGCGGGCGCGGGCCGCTCAAGTGACGTGCCCGCCGCGCTGCTCAATCCGGTGCGCGGGCAAAGCGGCAAGGTGGAGCCTCAAGCTTTAGCGGGTTTGCGCTGCACTTGGGCGCTGATTGCCGAATTACAGGCAGCGGGCCAGCGCATCCCACACGGCCAAACTGGAGTGCTGCGCCCCGTACCCGACGAAAAGACCCAGCGCAAATGGGCCGCCGCCCTGCCCGCCGAACTGCCGCACATTTGGCGCGAGCCTGCCGGATTGCCACCAGGCTGGCAGAGTGTTCTCGAATTGCCGGAAGGCGGCTGGGTCAGCGGCGCGGCCTTCGTCAGAGCGCTCAAGCAGGCCTCGGGGGCGCGGCTGGTGCGCGGGAAAGCGGCGCGAATCTGGGCCAGCGGCGTGGCTTTGGAAAGCGGGGAGGTACTGGAAGCCGAGCGGGTCATTTTTTGCGGCGGCTCGTTGGGCGCTAAATTCAGTCATCAAAATGGCGGCGAGCATGGCAGTCACTTCGAAGGCGCAACTCACCGAGCGGGCAGCCTGCTCCTGCTCAGTCAAGCGCCCCAGCAGCCGCTGAGTTTCGGCGCTTACCTGTCTCCGGCAGCGGTGGGCGGCGTGTTGGGAGCCACCTTTGAAACGCCTGCGGCCAGTCACGCGGCAGCTTTGGCAGGCGGTTTGCCGCTCAACTCACTGGCTTGGGTGCTGCAAAAAGGAGCGGCCCTGCGTGACCTCAGCGGCGTGCAAGTCACGGGCCGCTGGACAGGCGTGCGGCTTTCGCCTCTGCGCTCTGAACCAGACGCAGCGGGCGTGTACCACCTCAGCGGGCTGGGCAGCAAAGGGTTTTTGCTGGGCCCGCTGCTGGCGCGGGAGCTGGTGCGCGAACTTTCAAGCTGA
- a CDS encoding DNA topoisomerase IB, with protein MPSRTDLLQDEYLRREGQKAGEFQYFWPDSTPYEDQAGIERISALAVPPAYQGVFVSPDPDAEVQAFGRDAAGRLQYRYHTDFVQAGAIKKWQRLTRFATALPNLRTVTATDLRLAADAKGGLPRRKVLALMTRLLHVARFRVGSDIYARAHKTYGLSTLRQRHVKVEGNTISFDFKGKHSIWQHKQTVDKTLAANLQKLLDLPGPWLFQSVDEDTRRRVRSSDLNAYLHDVIGPFTAKDFRTWGGTLLAAEFLAEAGTPESERAAQKTLVECVKYVAADLGNTPAVTRGSYICPVIFDRYLAGKVLDDYEPRTLKTPAFEGLTRSEAALKRLLESEKTLKKGK; from the coding sequence ATGCCGTCCCGCACCGACCTCTTGCAAGACGAGTACCTGCGCCGTGAGGGCCAGAAAGCGGGTGAGTTCCAGTATTTCTGGCCGGACAGCACGCCTTACGAAGACCAAGCGGGGATCGAGCGGATCTCGGCCCTCGCGGTGCCGCCTGCTTATCAAGGCGTGTTTGTCAGTCCAGACCCCGACGCTGAGGTGCAGGCTTTTGGCCGCGACGCCGCCGGACGGTTGCAGTACCGCTACCACACCGACTTCGTTCAGGCCGGAGCCATCAAAAAGTGGCAGCGACTGACCCGTTTCGCCACGGCCCTGCCCAACCTCCGCACTGTCACGGCCACCGATTTGCGCCTCGCGGCAGACGCAAAGGGTGGTCTGCCCCGCCGCAAAGTGCTGGCGCTGATGACCCGTTTGTTGCACGTCGCCCGCTTCCGGGTCGGCAGCGACATCTACGCCCGCGCCCACAAAACCTACGGCCTCTCCACCCTGCGCCAGCGCCACGTCAAGGTGGAAGGCAATACCATTTCCTTTGACTTCAAGGGCAAGCATTCGATCTGGCAGCACAAACAAACCGTCGACAAGACGCTGGCCGCCAACCTCCAAAAGCTGCTCGACTTGCCGGGGCCGTGGCTGTTTCAGAGTGTGGATGAGGATACACGCCGCCGGGTGCGCTCAAGCGACCTCAACGCTTACCTCCATGACGTGATCGGCCCGTTTACCGCCAAGGATTTCCGCACCTGGGGCGGCACGCTGCTGGCCGCCGAATTTCTGGCCGAAGCAGGCACCCCGGAAAGCGAAAGGGCTGCTCAGAAAACGCTAGTCGAATGCGTCAAATACGTGGCCGCCGACCTCGGCAACACGCCCGCCGTGACGCGCGGCAGTTACATTTGCCCGGTCATCTTTGACCGCTACCTCGCCGGAAAAGTGCTGGACGACTACGAGCCGCGCACCCTCAAGACGCCTGCGTTCGAGGGACTGACCCGCAGCGAAGCGGCCCTCAAGCGCCTGCTGGAAAGCGAGAAGACACTCAAGAAGGGCAAATGA
- a CDS encoding YchJ family protein, whose product MPPLPFPPFKLCPCNSKQPYAQCCGPRLSGEQPAQTPEALMRSRYSAYVLQDATYLLTTWHPTTRPAELEVGTQPQWLGLNVRRAAGDTVSFTARYQERGVRRELRERSTFVQESGKWFYLDGVEG is encoded by the coding sequence ATGCCGCCGTTGCCTTTTCCTCCCTTCAAGCTCTGCCCCTGCAACTCCAAACAACCTTACGCTCAGTGCTGCGGCCCGCGCCTGAGCGGTGAGCAACCGGCCCAGACCCCCGAAGCGCTGATGAGGTCGCGCTACAGCGCTTACGTTTTGCAAGACGCCACTTATCTGCTGACCACCTGGCACCCCACGACCAGACCCGCCGAATTGGAGGTGGGGACGCAGCCGCAGTGGTTGGGCCTGAATGTGCGACGCGCTGCGGGCGACACCGTCAGTTTCACCGCCCGATACCAGGAACGGGGGGTGCGCCGCGAACTGCGAGAGCGCAGCACTTTTGTGCAGGAAAGCGGGAAGTGGTTTTATTTGGACGGGGTTGAAGGTTAG
- a CDS encoding PIG-L deacetylase family protein, which translates to MRLYRPRKWKRLAAAAVILLLLAAFINGWYWLPTGRLTVHQVKAAAAALPIMEPLSGRVLFVSPHPDDETLAAGGLLQDVIERGGQVYVVFLTSGDGFEWDARATNREVNVDRADMLRLGLRRMNEARAATAALGIPKDHIFFLGFPDQGLTPIYLQNYLSPYTSPHTGVNRVPYAGTFAPGKPYTGKELDRQLAAVYDQVKPDTVLAPSAQDGHPDHRTAAYVSSRLATQRGEKLYFYLVHGGLEWPLPKGKHEELPLAPPRPTWQGLKWNRYPVTDHQRKRQIEAIKAYKTQLMVVPRFMWAFVRQNELLLPAPAEGAPIPPADLGK; encoded by the coding sequence ATGCGTTTATACAGGCCGCGCAAATGGAAACGTCTGGCAGCAGCGGCCGTTATCCTGCTGCTGCTGGCCGCCTTTATTAACGGCTGGTACTGGCTGCCCACCGGAAGGTTGACCGTTCACCAAGTCAAGGCGGCGGCGGCAGCGTTGCCCATTATGGAGCCGCTCAGCGGGCGGGTGCTGTTCGTCTCGCCGCATCCCGACGACGAAACTTTGGCGGCGGGCGGGCTGCTGCAAGACGTGATAGAGCGCGGCGGACAAGTCTACGTGGTCTTTTTGACCAGCGGCGACGGCTTCGAGTGGGACGCCCGCGCCACCAACCGCGAAGTAAACGTAGACCGCGCCGATATGCTGCGCCTCGGCCTGCGCCGGATGAACGAGGCCCGCGCGGCGACGGCGGCGCTGGGCATTCCCAAAGACCATATTTTCTTTTTGGGGTTTCCCGATCAGGGTCTGACCCCGATTTATCTGCAAAATTATTTGTCGCCGTACACCAGCCCGCATACCGGCGTTAACCGGGTGCCGTATGCCGGAACCTTCGCGCCGGGTAAGCCTTATACCGGCAAGGAATTAGACCGCCAATTGGCCGCCGTCTACGATCAGGTCAAGCCTGACACGGTGCTGGCCCCCAGCGCCCAAGACGGCCACCCTGACCACCGCACCGCCGCTTACGTGTCGTCGCGGCTGGCGACCCAGCGCGGCGAGAAGCTGTACTTTTACCTCGTTCACGGCGGGCTGGAGTGGCCCCTTCCCAAGGGCAAGCACGAAGAACTGCCGCTGGCCCCGCCGCGCCCGACCTGGCAAGGGCTGAAATGGAACCGCTATCCGGTGACAGATCATCAGCGCAAACGCCAAATCGAGGCCATCAAAGCCTACAAAACGCAGCTGATGGTGGTGCCGCGCTTCATGTGGGCCTTCGTGCGCCAAAACGAATTGCTGCTGCCCGCTCCCGCCGAAGGTGCGCCGATTCCGCCCGCCGATCTGGGAAAATGA
- a CDS encoding bacteriorhodopsin-like — protein MRQRFTPLTWLVATLTVLLGTVLAQTQNAPVEAAKLSLSSGQFGLVYQIFSITIATMGAGFIFFVMAQQNLSPKYRPAMVVSALVVAVACYHYFRIFNSWNESYALNAGAYVATAVPFNDAYRYADWILTVPLLLVETVAVLALASNIASGMIWRLAVAAFVMIATGYPGEISGDTTTRLIWGTISTIPFIYIVYTLFVELGKSLDRQPPRVQVLTRNLRLLLFASWGFYPIAYLLPVILGGGSLSANGVVGLQVGYSIADILAKVGFGTLIYFIALEKTAHDRSVGVPENSTSPAATERPT, from the coding sequence ATGAGGCAACGTTTCACGCCGCTCACTTGGCTTGTCGCCACGCTGACCGTGCTGCTGGGCACTGTGCTGGCACAAACGCAAAACGCCCCAGTCGAGGCCGCCAAGCTCTCGCTGAGCAGCGGTCAGTTCGGCTTGGTGTATCAGATATTTTCAATCACCATCGCCACCATGGGCGCAGGCTTCATTTTCTTCGTAATGGCCCAGCAAAATCTGTCGCCCAAGTACCGCCCGGCGATGGTGGTCTCGGCGCTGGTGGTGGCCGTGGCCTGCTACCACTACTTCCGAATCTTCAACTCTTGGAACGAGTCCTATGCCCTGAACGCCGGAGCCTACGTCGCTACGGCTGTTCCCTTCAACGACGCTTACCGCTACGCCGACTGGATTCTGACAGTGCCGCTGCTGCTGGTCGAAACCGTGGCGGTGCTGGCCCTCGCCAGCAATATCGCTTCGGGCATGATTTGGCGCTTGGCGGTGGCCGCCTTCGTGATGATCGCCACGGGCTATCCCGGTGAAATCTCCGGCGACACCACGACACGCCTGATCTGGGGAACCATCAGCACCATTCCGTTTATCTATATCGTCTACACGCTGTTTGTCGAATTGGGCAAGTCTCTGGATCGCCAGCCGCCACGGGTGCAGGTGCTGACCCGCAATCTGCGGCTGCTGCTGTTCGCTTCCTGGGGCTTTTACCCGATCGCTTACCTGTTGCCCGTCATTCTGGGCGGCGGCAGCTTGAGTGCCAACGGAGTCGTTGGGCTTCAAGTGGGCTACAGCATCGCGGATATTCTCGCCAAAGTCGGCTTCGGCACCCTGATTTACTTTATTGCGCTGGAAAAGACTGCCCATGACCGCAGTGTGGGCGTCCCGGAAAACAGCACCAGCCCGGCGGCCACTGAACGCCCCACCTAA
- a CDS encoding helix-turn-helix transcriptional regulator produces MRSPAAAAWVRAFLLEAGLTVVKSAEEADVLLLDDNALSDLGTLRDFVGGVVALGSPVWVGALADLALSGWAALPPDAGPMEVVAGVLAAAAGLAALPTEQAELLQLDTELSSTAFADTSFSDTSDPDSLPDLLGNVHLTPREHEVLELLAAGLSNKRAAKQLGVSEHTIKFHAQALYSKLGVQSRAAAVTRSVQLGLLSV; encoded by the coding sequence TTGCGCTCTCCCGCTGCGGCGGCGTGGGTTCGCGCCTTTTTGCTGGAAGCGGGCCTGACTGTCGTCAAAAGTGCTGAGGAAGCCGATGTGCTGCTGCTTGACGACAATGCTTTGAGTGACTTGGGCACGCTGCGCGACTTCGTGGGCGGCGTGGTGGCGCTGGGCAGTCCGGTGTGGGTGGGCGCTTTGGCTGATCTGGCCCTCTCCGGCTGGGCCGCCCTGCCGCCCGACGCGGGGCCAATGGAAGTGGTGGCGGGTGTGCTGGCGGCGGCCGCAGGCTTGGCAGCTCTCCCCACTGAGCAGGCCGAGTTGTTGCAACTGGATACTGAACTGTCAAGCACTGCTTTTGCGGATACCAGTTTTTCAGATACCAGCGATCCTGATTCCCTGCCCGACCTGCTCGGCAATGTCCACCTGACGCCCCGCGAGCACGAGGTCTTGGAACTCCTCGCGGCGGGCCTGAGCAACAAACGCGCCGCCAAACAGCTCGGTGTCAGCGAACACACCATCAAGTTTCACGCGCAGGCGCTGTATTCCAAATTGGGGGTGCAGAGCCGCGCCGCCGCCGTGACCAGAAGTGTGCAACTCGGCTTGCTGAGCGTGTGA
- a CDS encoding S1C family serine protease — translation MTRNTPPENNTFSDLSEALSSAVAQTSQSVVTVLAARSISGVVTGPDEILTVAHVLHGDEVQVRLPDGRELSAQVVGRDPASDLALLRAGNLGLPAVSASQGAQVGELLSVVGRTPRGLQAALGFMGASLPQRGLMPTGAAPFRGVSGGGVFDARGGLIGVANAGMSRGELLAVPAERALKIAGLLSRDGRVPRGYLGIGTQPVHFPSDAPHNVPDADGEQTQNQAQPHQSGPRGHGPQERGGRGGPQRGEFGPRGRGSWGEGDWSGPRGGWNREGWAGRGADPRRGKIGLTVVQIEDGSPAQSAGILLGDVLLSIANTPIRHPGQLLEAVRGHAGEHLTLGLLRGGSEQAVTVTLGER, via the coding sequence ATGACAAGGAACACTCCCCCCGAAAACAACACGTTTTCCGATCTGTCTGAAGCGCTTTCCAGCGCCGTTGCTCAAACTTCTCAATCGGTGGTCACCGTCTTGGCCGCCCGCAGCATCAGCGGCGTCGTGACCGGCCCAGATGAAATCCTGACGGTGGCGCACGTCCTGCACGGCGACGAAGTGCAGGTGCGCTTGCCGGATGGCCGCGAGCTCAGCGCTCAGGTGGTGGGCCGCGACCCCGCCAGCGATCTGGCGCTGCTGCGGGCCGGGAATCTCGGCCTTCCCGCCGTCAGCGCCAGTCAGGGCGCACAAGTCGGTGAACTGCTCAGCGTGGTGGGCCGCACCCCTCGGGGTCTTCAAGCGGCCCTCGGTTTTATGGGCGCGTCTCTCCCCCAGCGCGGCCTGATGCCCACCGGAGCGGCACCCTTTAGAGGCGTGTCGGGCGGCGGCGTCTTTGATGCACGCGGGGGCCTGATCGGCGTGGCCAATGCCGGGATGTCACGCGGCGAGCTGCTGGCCGTACCTGCCGAGCGGGCGCTGAAAATCGCGGGCCTGCTCTCCCGCGATGGCCGGGTACCGCGTGGCTACTTGGGGATCGGCACCCAGCCGGTTCACTTCCCCAGCGACGCCCCGCACAACGTACCCGACGCTGACGGAGAACAAACCCAAAATCAAGCCCAGCCCCACCAAAGTGGCCCGCGTGGACATGGCCCACAGGAACGGGGCGGACGCGGCGGCCCACAGCGCGGCGAGTTTGGCCCACGTGGTCGCGGCAGCTGGGGTGAGGGCGATTGGAGCGGCCCACGTGGCGGCTGGAACCGTGAGGGCTGGGCCGGACGCGGCGCTGATCCTCGGCGCGGAAAAATCGGCCTGACGGTGGTGCAGATCGAAGACGGCAGCCCCGCCCAAAGCGCCGGGATCCTTCTCGGTGACGTGCTGCTGAGCATTGCCAATACACCCATCCGTCACCCCGGCCAACTGCTGGAAGCAGTGCGCGGCCACGCGGGCGAACACCTGACGCTCGGCTTGCTGCGCGGCGGCTCGGAGCAAGCCGTCACCGTGACGCTGGGAGAAAGGTAG
- a CDS encoding methyltransferase domain-containing protein yields the protein MWNPQQYLQFQIERDRPFFDLLAQVQGDPQQIADLGCGTGHLSAALSRRWPKAQVTGVDSSPEMLEQAEQFVSSHLGFVRADLRTWQPERPVDLLLSNAALQWVDNHAELIPRLAGWVAPGGTFAFQVPGNFDAPSHTLLAEVSARPHWKLLLSGQQRDKAALSAYGPAEYTAVLAPLGYRVNAWETTYLHLLPAQENAVLDWVKGTALRPVLAQLSAAQSAEFLQEYGEELNKAYPAKSYGTPFEFRRIFVVAQRDEPAALKVAATQQLRRPKC from the coding sequence ATGTGGAATCCCCAGCAGTACCTTCAGTTTCAAATCGAGCGGGATCGGCCCTTTTTTGATTTGCTCGCGCAGGTGCAGGGCGACCCCCAACAAATCGCCGACCTCGGCTGCGGCACCGGCCACCTGAGCGCCGCGCTGAGTCGGCGCTGGCCGAAAGCACAGGTGACCGGTGTGGACAGCAGCCCCGAAATGCTGGAACAGGCCGAGCAATTTGTCAGTTCGCACCTCGGCTTCGTTCGGGCCGACCTGCGCACCTGGCAACCCGAGCGCCCCGTGGATCTGCTGCTGAGCAACGCCGCCTTGCAGTGGGTCGATAACCACGCCGAACTGATTCCCCGTTTGGCCGGTTGGGTCGCTCCGGGCGGCACCTTCGCTTTTCAGGTGCCGGGTAACTTCGACGCGCCCAGCCACACGCTGCTGGCGGAAGTCTCAGCCCGCCCGCACTGGAAACTGCTGCTCAGCGGCCAGCAACGTGACAAAGCCGCCCTGAGCGCCTACGGCCCCGCCGAATACACCGCTGTGTTGGCTCCACTGGGCTACCGTGTCAACGCTTGGGAAACCACTTACCTTCATCTGCTACCCGCCCAAGAAAATGCCGTGTTGGACTGGGTCAAAGGGACGGCGCTGCGGCCCGTCCTGGCTCAACTCAGCGCCGCGCAGAGCGCCGAATTTTTGCAGGAGTACGGCGAGGAACTCAACAAGGCGTACCCAGCGAAAAGCTACGGCACGCCTTTTGAGTTCCGGCGAATTTTTGTGGTGGCTCAACGGGATGAGCCGGCAGCGCTAAAAGTTGCAGCTACTCAGCAGCTCCGCCGTCCCAAATGCTGA
- the mnmD gene encoding tRNA (5-methylaminomethyl-2-thiouridine)(34)-methyltransferase MnmD, with the protein MAEASTAERTSDGTLTLFSERYGEWYSSMHGAGAQSRTVFLEATGTHLHPFAQVLEIGFGLGLNFRTTLTSAEKRGAALSYLAYEAFPLAASALAQVAAGETHPLWTALLGAWDAGTKAGQLHLWHGQYEVRVEFADASAAPLPRQWASAIYLDGFSPTKNPEIWTPDFLARLADSLAAGGTLATYSAAGAVRRSLLAAGLAAKRRRGLVGKREFLVAHKP; encoded by the coding sequence ATGGCTGAAGCGAGCACAGCTGAACGCACCTCGGACGGTACACTCACGCTTTTCAGCGAGCGCTACGGCGAGTGGTATTCGTCCATGCACGGCGCGGGGGCACAGTCACGCACGGTGTTTTTGGAAGCCACCGGAACGCACCTCCACCCTTTTGCACAGGTGCTGGAAATTGGCTTTGGGCTGGGCCTCAACTTCCGCACCACCTTGACGAGTGCCGAGAAGCGCGGCGCGGCGCTGAGTTACCTCGCTTACGAAGCCTTTCCGCTGGCGGCCTCGGCATTGGCGCAGGTCGCGGCGGGCGAAACCCATCCGCTGTGGACGGCGCTATTGGGGGCATGGGACGCAGGCACCAAAGCAGGCCAGCTCCACCTCTGGCACGGACAATATGAGGTGAGGGTAGAGTTTGCCGACGCCAGCGCCGCGCCGCTACCGCGCCAGTGGGCCAGCGCCATTTACCTCGACGGCTTCAGCCCCACCAAAAATCCCGAAATCTGGACGCCGGACTTTTTGGCCCGCTTGGCGGATAGCTTGGCGGCGGGCGGCACTCTGGCAACGTACAGCGCAGCGGGCGCGGTACGGCGCAGTTTGCTGGCGGCGGGCTTGGCGGCCAAAAGGCGGCGAGGCCTGGTGGGCAAACGCGAGTTTTTGGTGGCGCACAAGCCGTGA
- the ung gene encoding uracil-DNA glycosylase has protein sequence MPDAQASLFGAAPEVAADLPALPESWQAALRDEFAKPYFHALMQFVDAQRAAGPVFPPPEDVFTALQLTPLDEVRVLILGQDPYHGAGQAQGLAFSVRPGVRVPPSLVNIYKELRDDVGFQIPKHGDLRTWAAQGVLLLNAVLTVRQAEPNSHAGKGWEALTDAVIKAVNAKPERVVFVLWGAYARKKAKLITGEQHVILESAHPSPLSVTKFMGTKPFSQVNAALEAAGRGSIDWQLPMQAGD, from the coding sequence ATGCCTGACGCTCAAGCCTCCCTATTCGGCGCGGCCCCCGAAGTTGCGGCCGATCTGCCCGCTTTGCCTGAATCCTGGCAGGCAGCGCTGCGAGACGAATTTGCCAAGCCGTATTTTCACGCCCTGATGCAGTTTGTGGATGCTCAGCGGGCGGCTGGCCCAGTTTTTCCGCCACCGGAAGACGTGTTCACAGCCCTACAACTCACCCCACTCGATGAGGTCAGGGTGCTGATTCTGGGCCAAGATCCCTACCACGGCGCGGGGCAAGCTCAGGGACTGGCGTTCAGCGTGCGTCCGGGCGTGCGGGTGCCGCCGAGCTTGGTCAACATCTACAAAGAACTGCGCGACGATGTCGGCTTTCAGATTCCCAAACACGGCGATTTGCGAACCTGGGCCGCTCAGGGCGTGCTGCTGCTCAACGCCGTGCTGACGGTGCGCCAGGCCGAGCCCAACAGCCACGCCGGGAAAGGCTGGGAAGCGCTGACCGACGCCGTGATCAAAGCGGTGAATGCCAAGCCGGAGCGGGTGGTGTTCGTGCTCTGGGGCGCGTACGCCCGCAAGAAAGCCAAGCTGATTACCGGAGAGCAGCACGTCATTCTGGAATCGGCCCACCCCTCGCCGCTGAGCGTCACCAAATTTATGGGCACCAAGCCCTTTAGTCAGGTCAATGCGGCCCTTGAAGCGGCGGGGCGCGGCAGCATTGACTGGCAACTGCCGATGCAGGCGGGCGATTGA